Proteins encoded in a region of the Microtus ochrogaster isolate Prairie Vole_2 chromosome 19, MicOch1.0, whole genome shotgun sequence genome:
- the Rxfp3 gene encoding relaxin-3 receptor 1 gives MTQRHLRAQVASVTTAATMSKAAAGDELSEFFSFIPDLLEVANTSNNASPHLPDLWWELGLELPDGAAPGHPPGSGGAESADTEARVRILISAIYWVVCALGLAGNLLVLYLMKSKQGWRKSSINLFVTNLALTDFQFVLTLPFWAVENALDFKWPFGKAMCKIVSMVTSMNMYASVFFLTAMSVARYHSVASALKSHRTRGLGRGDCCGQSLRDSCCFSAKVLCGLIWASAMLASLPNVIFSTTIRVMGEELCLMHFPDKLLGWDRQFWLGLYHLQKVLLGFLLPLSIISLCYLLLVRFISDRRVVGTTDAAGVAAAGGGLSAASARRRSKVTKSVTIVVLSFFLCWLPNQALTTWSILIKFNAVPFSQEYFLCQVYAFPVSVCLAHSNSCLNPILYCLVRREFRKALKNLLWRIASPSLTSMRPFTATTKPEPEDHGLQALAPLNAAAEPDLLYYPPGVVVYSGGRYDLLPSSSAY, from the coding sequence ATGACCCAGAGGCACCTGCGCGCGCAGGTGGCTTCTGTAACCACAGCCGCCACCATGAGTAAGGCGGCTGCGGGTGATGAGCTTTCAGAATTCTTCAGCTTCATCCCAGACTTGCTGGAGGTTGCCAACACGAGCAATAACGCGTCCCCGCATCTTCCCGACTTGTGgtgggagctggggctggagttgcCTGATGGTGCGGCGCCCGGGCATCCCCCGGGCAGCGGCGGGGCAGAGAGCGCAGACACTGAGGCCCGGGTACGGATTCTCATCAGTGCGATTTACTGGGTAGTTTGTGCCCTGGGACTGGCCGGCAACCTGCTGGTTCTCTACCTGATGAAGAGCAAACAGGGCTGGCGCAAATCTTCCATCAACCTCTTCGTCACTAACCTGGCGCTCACTGACTTTCAATTCGTGCTCACTTTGCCCTTCTGGGCAGTGGAGAACGCTCTAGACTTCAAGTGGCCCTTCGGCAAGGCCATGTGTAAGATAGTGTCCATGGTGACGTCCATGAACATGTACGCTAGCGTCTTCTTTCTCACTGCTATGAGCGTGGCGCGCTACCACTCTGTGGCCTCCGCTCTGAAGAGCCATCGGACCCGAGGGCTTGGCCGTGGCGACTGCTGCGGCCAGAGCTTAAGGGACAGCTGCTGTTTCTCAGCCAAGGTGTTGTGTGGATTGATATGGGCTTCTGCCATGTTAGCCTCGCTGCCCAATGTCATCTTTTCTACCACCATCAGGGTGATGGGCGAGGAGCTGTGCCTCATGCATTTCCCCGACAAGCTGCTAGGCTGGGACAGGCAGTTCTGGCTGGGTTTGTACCACCTGCAGAAGGTGTTGCTGGGCTTCCTGTTACCGCTGAGTATCATCAGTCTGTGTTACCTGTTGCTAGTACGCTTCATCTCGGACCGCCGCGTAGTGGGGACGACGGATGCAGCCGGAGTCGCAGCGGCTGGGGGAGGCCTGAGTGCAGCCAGCGCTCGGAGGCGGTCCAAGGTCACCAAGTCAGTGACCATCGTAGTCCTATCGTTTTTCCTGTGTTGGCTGCCCAACCAGGCGCTCACCACCTGGAGTATCCTCATCAAGTTCAACGCGGTGCCCTTCAGCCAGGAGTACTTTCTGTGCCAGGTGTACGCCTTCCCAGTCAGCGTGTGCCTAGCGCACTCCAACAGCTGCCTCAACCCGATCCTCTACTGCTTAGTGCGCCGCGAGTTCCGAAAGGCGCTCAAGAACCTGCTGTGGCGCATCGCGTCTCCTTCGCTCACCAGCATGCGCCCCTTCACCGCCACCACCAAGCCAGAGCCGGAGGACCACGGGCTGCAGGCCCTGGCGCCGCTTAACGCCGCTGCAGAACCTGACCTGCTCTACTATCCGCCCGGTGTAGTGGTCTACAGTGGGGGACGCTACGACCTGCTGCCTAGCAGTTCGGCCTACTGA